One Nicotiana sylvestris chromosome 12, ASM39365v2, whole genome shotgun sequence genomic window carries:
- the LOC104225174 gene encoding NADH dehydrogenase [ubiquinone] iron-sulfur protein 8, mitochondrial — MAAILARKSLYALRSRQLVLAGQALQGTNAPGGTLLGTRSFATKHSFSTDKDDEEREQLAKELSKDWNSVFERSINTLFLTEMVRGLMLTLKYFFEKKVTINYPFEKGPLSPRFRGEHALRRYPTGEERCIACKLCEAICPAQAITIEAEAREDGSRRTTRYDIDMTKCIYCGFCQEACPVDAIVEGPNFEFATETHEELLYDKEKLLENGDRWETEIAENLRSESLYR; from the exons aTGGCCGCCATTTTAGCTCGCAAATCTCTTTATGCTTTACGTTCTCGTCAGCTT GTTTTGGCAGGACAAGCATTGCAAGGGACTAATGCCCCCGGTGGGACTCTGCTTGGTACCCGCTCATTTGCTACCAAGCATTCGTTTTCTACTGACAAAG ATGACGAAGAAAGAGAGCAGCTAGCAAAGGAGTTATCAAAAGATTGGAATTCAG TTTTTGAGCGAAGCATCAATACACTATTTTTAACCGAAATGGTTCGAGGTCTGATGCTGACGCTCAAGTACTTCTTTGAGAAGAAAGTAACA ATTAACTATCCATTTGAGAAGGGCCCTTTAAGCCCTCGTTTCCGTGGAGAACATGCTCTTCGACGTTACCCAACTGGAGAGGAAAGATGCATTGCGTGTAAACTTTGTGAAGCT ATTTGCCCTGCTCAAGCTATCACTATTGAGGCCGAGGCCCGAGAGGATGGGAGTCGTCGGACGACTAG GTATGATATTGACATGACGAAATGCATTTACTGCGGATTCTGCCAAGAAGCCTGCCCTGTTGATGCAATTGTTGAAGGGCCCAACTTTGAATTTGCAACTGAGACTCATGAG GAACTTCTTTACGACAAGGAGAAGCTTCTTGAGAATGGTGATCGATGGGAAACTGAGATTGCTGAGAATCTTAGATCTGAAAGCCTCTATCGCTGA